The Lolium rigidum isolate FL_2022 unplaced genomic scaffold, APGP_CSIRO_Lrig_0.1 contig_32528_1, whole genome shotgun sequence genome includes a region encoding these proteins:
- the LOC124681000 gene encoding NEDD8-activating enzyme E1 regulatory subunit AXR1-like, with product MAAAATAVAVAVAEPKTKYDRQLRIWGDQGQAALEKASICLLNCGPTGTEALKNLVLGGIGSVTVVDGAKVEQADLGNNFLLDEGCLGQSRAKSICSFLQELNDAVKAKYVEESPATMIDTNPSFFSQFTVVIATQLPETSLLKLDSICRSANIVLVAARSYGLTGLVRVSIKEHCVIESKPDHFLDDLRLHKPWTELKQFAKSIDICDKDAVVHKHTPYIVILVRLAEKWADAHDGQLPSTRQEKREFKDLIRAHMLNVDEDNYKEAVESSYKVSVTPGISNDIRQIIDDSSSEVNMSSSDFWVLVAALKEFIANEGNGELPLEGTIPDMTSLTEYYVSLQKIYQAKAESDCLAMEHRVKSILKRIGRDPESISRAYIKTFCKNTRKLRVCRYRSMEEEFSAPVLSEVQKYFADEDSCFAMNFYILLRAADRLAANYSRLPGIFDSEIDEDVPRLKLAAVAVLTEMGLNGASLSEDLITEVCRFAGAEIHPVAAFIGGMASQEVIKLVTKQFVPLMGTFIFNGIDLKSQVLAL from the exons atggccgccgccgccacagccgtcgccgtcgccgtcgccgagccCAAGACCAAGTACGATCGCCAGCTCAG GATATGGGGTGATCAAGGACAGGCTGCACTGGAGAAGGCTAGCATATGCTTGCTTAACTGTGGCCCTACCGGAACTGAAGCACTGAAGAACCTTGTGCTTGGAGGGATAGGGAGCGTTACTGTTGTTGATGGCGCCAAAGTCGAACAGGCTGACCTGGGAAACAATTTTTTAT TGGATGAAGGGTGCTTGGGTCAATCAAGGGCAAAATCCATCTGTTCTTTCCTACAAGAGCTCAATGATGCGGTGAAAGCCAAGTATGTTGAGGAGTCTCCAGCGACAATGATAGATACAAATCCTTCCTTCTTTTCCCAGTTCACTGTTGTCATTGCTACCCAG CTTCCGGAAACTTCTTTATTGAAGTTAGATAGTATATGCAGGAGTGCTAATATCGTGTTAGTTGCTGCACGTTCTTATGGTCTAACTGGGCTTGTCAGGGTCAGCATCAAG GAGCACTGTGTTATAGAATCAAAACCGGACCACTTCTTGGATGACTTACGGTTGCACAAACCATGGACTGAACTCAAGCA ATTTGCAAAGTCGATCGATATATGCGACAAAGATGCTGTTGTGCACAAGCATACTCCATACATTGTTATCCTTGTGAGGCTTGCAGAAAAATGGGCAGATGCGCATGATGGGCAGTTACCTTCGACCAGGCAAGAGAAAAGGGAATTTAAG GACCTAATTCGAGCGCATATGCTGAATGTAGATGAAGACAATTACAAAGAAGCAGTAGAATCTTCATATAAAGTCTCAGTAACTCCAGGAATCA GCAATGATATCCGTCAGAtaattgatgatagctcttctgaAGTCAATATGTCTTCTTCAGATTTCTGGGTTTTAGTGGCTGCTTTGAAG GAATTTATTGCAAATGAGGGCAATGGTGAGCTACCTCTTGAGGGAACAATACCTGACATGACATCCCTTACAGA GTATTATGTAAGCCTACAAAAGATTTACCAAGCTAAGGCTGAATCTGACTGTCTTGCGATGGAGCATCGTGTAAAGAGTATCTTGAAACGAATTGGCAGAGACCCTGAATCCATTTCAAGGGCATATATCAAAACATTTTGCAAAAACACTAGAAAACTCAGA GTATGCAGATACCGCAGCATGGAagaggagtttagcgctccagtcCTATCTGAAGTTCAaaagtacttcgctgatgaagacAGTTG CTTCGCAATGAACTTCTATATTCTGCTACGTGCTGCTGACCGGCTTGCTGCCAACTATAGCAGATTACCTGGAATATTCGACAG TGAGATTGATGAGGATGTTCCTAGGCTGAAGCTAGCTGCTGTCGCGGTGCTAACTGAAATGGGTTTGAACGGAGCATCACTGTCTGAAGACCTGATAACTGAAGTGTGCCGGTTTGCGGGTGCAGAGATCCACCCTGTCGCTGCCTTTATTGGTGGAATGGCCTCCCAGGAAGTAATCAAG CTGGTGACCAAGCAGTTTGTACCGTTGATGGGAACATTCATATTCAATGGAATCGACCTCAAATCTCAAGTTTTGGCATTATAG